From the Burkholderia glumae LMG 2196 = ATCC 33617 genome, one window contains:
- a CDS encoding sensor histidine kinase: MDTPRIAPTPASASTKSSRDPARPASSAAARLLSGPTRCASAHAVGPAGEARLAAASAELAADEAARARLARELHDGLGAELTGARFAFANLETWLPADAPEGCRRALELAQQALDAAFDAYRRALDDAAPPLDAGLGRTVSAWSEGFGARTGLRTRVVCSADARLALVGPDGTLAVLRVAQEALANVARHARATCVELTLEAGPTHLELAVADDGAGLRRSPGRSEGRGLGHLRARCAAFGGTLALAARAGGGTLLRASFGWDALLAVPGAHRRASAS; encoded by the coding sequence ATGGACACGCCGCGTATCGCACCGACCCCAGCGAGCGCCTCCACCAAGTCGAGCCGCGACCCCGCCCGGCCCGCCTCCTCCGCCGCCGCGCGTTTGCTGTCCGGCCCCACCCGCTGTGCTTCGGCGCACGCCGTCGGCCCCGCTGGCGAGGCGCGGCTGGCTGCCGCGTCGGCCGAACTCGCCGCCGACGAGGCCGCGCGCGCGCGGCTGGCGCGCGAGTTGCACGACGGCCTGGGCGCCGAACTGACCGGCGCACGCTTCGCGTTCGCCAATCTCGAAACCTGGCTGCCGGCCGACGCGCCCGAAGGCTGCCGCCGCGCGCTCGAACTCGCGCAGCAGGCGCTCGACGCCGCGTTCGATGCTTACCGGCGCGCGCTCGACGACGCGGCGCCGCCGCTCGACGCGGGCCTCGGCCGCACGGTGTCGGCCTGGAGCGAAGGGTTCGGCGCGCGCACCGGGCTGCGCACGCGCGTGGTCTGCTCGGCCGACGCGCGGCTCGCGCTGGTGGGCCCGGACGGCACGCTCGCCGTGCTGCGCGTGGCCCAGGAGGCACTCGCCAACGTCGCCCGGCATGCCCGGGCGACCTGCGTCGAGCTCACGCTCGAGGCGGGGCCGACGCATCTGGAGCTGGCGGTCGCCGACGACGGTGCCGGCCTGCGCCGCAGCCCGGGCCGCAGCGAGGGGCGCGGCCTCGGCCATCTGCGCGCGCGCTGCGCCGCGTTCGGCGGCACGCTGGCGCTCGCGGCACGCGCGGGCGGCGGCACGCTGCTGCGCGCGAGCTTCGGGTGGGACGCGCTGCTCGCGGTGCCCGGCGCGCACCGGCGGGCTTCGGCTTCCTGA
- the rqpR gene encoding response regulator transcription factor RqpR (The RqpSR system (Regulating Quorum sensing and Pathogenicity Sensor kinase and Response regulator) co-occurs with and modulates the expression of cis-2-dodecenoic acid quorum-sensing systems.), whose translation MELTLLLVDDHAIVRQGIGQLLIDRRVAREVAEAESGAEALAAADKGSFDVILLDISLPDINGVELLKRLKRKLPTVPVLMFSMYREDQYAVRALKAGASGYLSKAVNATQMISAIQQVVAGRKYVSPALAEALAEYVSFENEPMPHEKLSDREYQTLCMLASGKRLTDIALTLSLSVKTVSVYRTRLLEKMKLSNNAELTFYAMSNRLLEMTPPSP comes from the coding sequence ATGGAATTGACCCTGCTGCTCGTCGACGATCACGCGATCGTGCGCCAGGGCATCGGCCAGCTGTTGATCGACCGCCGCGTCGCGCGCGAGGTGGCCGAGGCCGAGTCCGGCGCCGAGGCGCTCGCGGCCGCGGACAAGGGCAGTTTCGACGTGATCCTGCTCGACATCTCGCTGCCCGACATCAACGGCGTCGAGCTGCTCAAGCGCCTCAAGCGCAAGCTGCCGACGGTGCCGGTGCTGATGTTCTCGATGTACCGCGAGGACCAGTACGCGGTGCGGGCACTGAAGGCCGGCGCATCCGGCTATCTGTCGAAGGCGGTCAACGCGACGCAGATGATCTCGGCGATCCAGCAGGTGGTGGCGGGACGCAAGTACGTGAGCCCGGCGCTCGCCGAGGCGCTCGCCGAGTACGTCTCGTTCGAGAACGAGCCGATGCCGCACGAGAAGCTCTCGGACCGCGAATACCAGACGCTCTGCATGCTCGCCTCGGGCAAGCGGCTGACCGACATCGCGCTCACGCTGTCGCTGTCGGTGAAGACGGTCAGCGTCTACCGCACGCGGCTGCTCGAGAAGATGAAGCTGTCGAACAACGCCGAACTGACGTTCTACGCGATGAGCAACCGCCTGCTCGAAATGACGCCGCCGTCGCCGTGA
- a CDS encoding amino acid permease, with translation MSLLRKKNVDQMIAGAQRAGLKKALGALDLTFLGIGAIIGTGIFVLTGTGAVQAGPALMVSFVVAAIACGLSALAYAEFASTIPVAGSIYTYSYATLGELVAWIIGWDLMLEYSLAASAVSVGWSGYLQSLLKGFGVVLPAVLTAAPGSVPGVTTYFDLPAFAVMLAITALLSVGIRESTRVNNIMVFIKIAVVLLVIAVGVFHVTPANWTPFMPHGWQGVFGAAAVMFFAFIGFDAVSSAAEEVKNPKRDLPVGIIASLGVCAVLYVAVAAVATGIVPSAQYAGITHPISYALQVAGQKWVAGFIDLGAVLGMLTVILVMTYGQTRITYAMSRDGLLPAVLSRVHPRFQTPFVATWIIGLLCALIAALIPLNVLAELINIGTLAAFSMVSIAVIVLRRTRPDLPRAFRCPGVPTVPILAVAACLFLMLNLNAVTWKAFLIWLAIGLIVYFAYSRRHAKVAHGEAH, from the coding sequence ATGTCACTTCTTCGCAAGAAAAACGTCGACCAGATGATCGCCGGCGCGCAGCGCGCGGGGCTCAAGAAGGCGCTCGGCGCCCTCGATCTGACCTTCCTCGGAATCGGCGCCATCATCGGCACCGGGATCTTCGTGCTGACCGGCACGGGCGCCGTGCAGGCCGGCCCGGCGCTGATGGTGTCGTTCGTCGTCGCGGCGATCGCGTGCGGGCTGTCCGCGCTCGCCTACGCCGAGTTCGCCTCGACGATTCCGGTGGCCGGCTCGATCTACACCTATTCGTATGCCACGCTCGGCGAGCTGGTGGCCTGGATCATCGGCTGGGATCTGATGCTCGAATACAGCCTCGCGGCATCGGCCGTCTCGGTGGGCTGGTCGGGCTACCTGCAATCGCTGCTGAAGGGCTTCGGCGTGGTGCTGCCGGCCGTGCTCACCGCGGCGCCCGGTTCGGTGCCCGGCGTGACCACCTATTTCGACCTGCCGGCCTTCGCGGTGATGCTCGCGATCACCGCGCTGCTGTCGGTCGGCATCCGCGAATCGACGCGCGTGAACAACATCATGGTGTTCATCAAGATCGCCGTGGTGCTGCTGGTGATCGCGGTGGGCGTGTTCCACGTGACGCCGGCCAACTGGACGCCGTTCATGCCGCACGGCTGGCAGGGCGTGTTCGGCGCCGCGGCCGTGATGTTCTTCGCGTTCATCGGCTTCGACGCGGTGTCCTCGGCGGCCGAGGAAGTGAAGAATCCGAAGCGCGACCTGCCGGTCGGCATCATCGCCTCGCTCGGCGTCTGCGCGGTGCTGTACGTGGCCGTCGCGGCGGTGGCCACCGGCATCGTGCCGTCGGCCCAGTACGCGGGCATCACCCATCCGATCTCGTATGCGCTGCAGGTGGCCGGCCAGAAGTGGGTGGCCGGCTTCATCGACCTGGGCGCCGTGCTCGGCATGCTGACCGTGATCCTCGTGATGACCTACGGCCAGACCCGCATCACCTACGCGATGTCGCGCGACGGGCTGCTGCCCGCGGTGCTCTCGCGCGTGCATCCGCGCTTCCAGACGCCGTTCGTCGCCACCTGGATCATCGGTCTGTTGTGCGCGCTGATCGCCGCGCTGATCCCGCTCAACGTGCTGGCCGAGCTGATCAACATCGGCACGCTGGCCGCGTTCTCGATGGTGTCGATCGCCGTGATCGTGCTGCGCCGCACGCGTCCGGACCTGCCGCGCGCGTTCCGCTGCCCGGGCGTGCCGACGGTGCCGATCCTGGCGGTCGCCGCGTGCCTGTTCCTGATGCTGAACCTGAACGCCGTCACCTGGAAGGCGTTCCTCATCTGGCTCGCGATCGGCCTGATCGTCTATTTCGCCTACTCGCGTCGCCACGCGAAGGTCGCGCACGGCGAGGCCCACTGA
- a CDS encoding PepSY-associated TM helix domain-containing protein has translation MNAPESIEPTLPAGIATRYASVARALDDTQRAAGRQRSRRATFVKWLRKVHGWVGLWGAVLGLMFGVTGFVLNHRAGPLRISPGLPQVSEVQLALPGAPPATPAKLEAWLRQQLRFDHGSSRIRREAAQAVAWGDRSIVQPEHWQITLFRPGANVTAEYWVGSRSVALKRTDNALMTTLTNLHRGVGMSVVWVLVMDTIAGAMILLSLTGVLLWTELNRRRTIGAVLVGASIAAALIAGLSS, from the coding sequence GTGAACGCGCCAGAATCGATCGAACCGACCCTGCCGGCCGGCATCGCGACGCGGTACGCGTCCGTGGCGCGCGCCCTCGACGACACGCAGCGCGCGGCCGGGCGGCAGCGCTCGCGGCGCGCGACGTTCGTCAAGTGGCTGCGCAAGGTGCATGGCTGGGTCGGCCTGTGGGGCGCGGTGCTGGGCCTGATGTTCGGCGTGACCGGTTTCGTGCTGAACCACCGCGCCGGGCCGCTGCGGATCTCGCCGGGCCTGCCGCAGGTGAGCGAGGTGCAGCTCGCGCTGCCGGGCGCGCCGCCCGCCACGCCCGCCAAGCTCGAGGCGTGGCTGCGGCAGCAGTTGCGGTTCGACCACGGCAGCAGCCGGATTCGCAGGGAAGCGGCGCAAGCGGTTGCATGGGGCGATCGCAGCATCGTGCAGCCGGAGCACTGGCAGATCACGCTGTTTCGCCCCGGCGCGAACGTGACCGCCGAATACTGGGTCGGCAGCCGGAGCGTCGCGCTCAAGCGCACCGACAATGCCCTGATGACGACGCTGACCAACCTGCACCGCGGCGTCGGGATGAGCGTCGTCTGGGTGCTGGTGATGGACACGATCGCCGGCGCGATGATCCTGCTTTCGCTGACGGGCGTGCTGCTCTGGACCGAGCTCAACAGGCGCCGCACCATCGGCGCGGTGCTGGTCGGCGCGTCGATCGCGGCGGCGCTGATCGCGGGGCTGTCGTCGTAA
- a CDS encoding rhomboid family intramembrane serine protease yields MNDIASAPGTPPLAPAALAPGASDTYRVRFSVQPRPAGTPRRARRGGLPGSGTLSFGAATGALSLDGMTGGLLRATPFHLALPRAQIFDVSAVGERVCFDLHTPDGVCSVALLAADTAAAARIAGRLPMQVTSAFCSHELDAPARFTGLAQAGPLAWATWGLIAVNLLLFLAMAMSGVSALRPDVPAMIRWGANFGPDTLEGDWWRLLTAPFLHLGVFDLGVNLLVLARVGPLAERGYGGPRLLALFLFAGVMAGMASLLQDPMQCSAGASGAIFGLFGALAALRLRHRRAPGTDAGRPGLIAPGFVAYCLYYGLMHPAIDNVAHLGGLIAGLLLGLALAPPADPAARDATAGAQLAGAAGMAALLAIALAYPLTHPGAARAQELRFAREYMAMTGVSAEIGGALVALQHAPLDTDAQRQAVSNRVMTDIVPRWNNLHAVLSSLPLPDGSPYRALRETGLGMLDNARRMATTYALMLVRSPTGGNAGSRPPVPAERRADAKAAAGIELAMRRGARLVRQGAPAAVGLDAVASPAASGPAAKS; encoded by the coding sequence ATGAACGACATCGCATCCGCGCCGGGTACGCCGCCGCTGGCGCCCGCCGCCTTGGCGCCGGGTGCCAGCGACACGTACCGCGTGCGTTTCTCGGTGCAGCCGCGTCCGGCCGGCACGCCGCGCCGCGCGCGCCGCGGCGGCTTGCCGGGCAGCGGCACGCTGAGCTTCGGCGCGGCCACCGGCGCGCTCTCGCTCGACGGCATGACGGGCGGCCTGCTGCGCGCCACGCCGTTCCACCTGGCGCTGCCGCGCGCCCAGATCTTCGATGTGAGCGCCGTCGGCGAGCGCGTGTGCTTCGATCTGCACACGCCCGACGGCGTCTGCAGCGTCGCGCTGCTGGCCGCCGACACGGCGGCCGCCGCCCGGATCGCCGGGCGCCTGCCGATGCAGGTCACCTCCGCGTTTTGCTCGCACGAACTCGACGCGCCGGCGCGCTTCACGGGGCTGGCCCAAGCCGGGCCGCTCGCCTGGGCCACCTGGGGCCTGATCGCGGTCAACCTGCTGCTGTTCCTCGCGATGGCCATGAGCGGCGTGTCGGCGCTGCGTCCTGACGTGCCGGCCATGATCCGCTGGGGCGCCAATTTCGGGCCGGACACGCTCGAGGGCGATTGGTGGCGGCTGCTGACCGCCCCGTTCCTGCACCTCGGGGTGTTCGACCTGGGCGTCAACCTGCTGGTGCTGGCGCGGGTCGGGCCGCTCGCCGAGCGCGGCTACGGCGGCCCGCGCCTGCTGGCGCTGTTCCTGTTCGCGGGCGTGATGGCCGGCATGGCGAGCCTGCTGCAGGACCCGATGCAGTGCTCGGCCGGCGCGTCGGGCGCGATCTTCGGGCTGTTCGGCGCGCTGGCCGCCCTGCGGCTGCGGCACCGCCGCGCGCCGGGCACCGACGCCGGACGGCCGGGTCTCATCGCGCCCGGCTTCGTTGCCTATTGCCTCTACTACGGCCTGATGCATCCGGCCATCGACAATGTCGCGCACCTAGGCGGCCTGATCGCCGGGCTGCTGCTGGGGCTCGCGCTCGCACCGCCCGCCGACCCGGCCGCACGCGACGCGACGGCCGGCGCGCAGCTCGCCGGCGCGGCCGGGATGGCCGCGCTGCTCGCGATCGCGCTCGCCTATCCGCTCACCCATCCGGGCGCCGCGCGCGCCCAGGAGCTGCGCTTTGCGCGCGAGTACATGGCGATGACGGGCGTGTCGGCGGAGATCGGCGGCGCGCTGGTCGCGCTGCAGCATGCGCCGCTCGACACCGACGCGCAGCGCCAGGCCGTGTCGAACCGCGTGATGACCGATATCGTGCCGCGCTGGAACAACCTCCATGCGGTGCTGTCCAGCCTGCCGCTGCCGGACGGCTCGCCCTATCGCGCGCTGCGCGAGACCGGCCTCGGCATGCTCGACAACGCGCGCCGGATGGCGACCACCTATGCGCTGATGCTGGTGCGCTCGCCCACCGGCGGCAATGCGGGCAGCCGCCCGCCCGTGCCGGCCGAGCGGCGCGCGGACGCGAAGGCGGCCGCCGGCATCGAGCTGGCGATGCGCCGTGGCGCGCGCCTCGTCAGGCAAGGCGCGCCGGCGGCGGTGGGACTCGACGCGGTCGCGAGCCCGGCCGCGAGCGGGCCGGCCGCGAAATCGTAG
- a CDS encoding EscU/YscU/HrcU family type III secretion system export apparatus switch protein: MSGADKRRTAAALVYDPKGGDAAPRVVAKGYGLVAEMIVARARESGLYVHTAPEMVSLLMQVDLDDRIPPALYRAVAELLAWLYALERADLAGGQGAEAGAQGDHGAAADGRAGPPAPPAFPALPPPRR; encoded by the coding sequence GTGAGCGGCGCCGACAAGCGCCGCACCGCGGCCGCGCTGGTCTACGACCCGAAGGGCGGCGACGCGGCGCCGCGCGTGGTGGCCAAGGGCTACGGGCTGGTTGCCGAGATGATCGTCGCGCGCGCGCGCGAATCGGGCCTGTACGTCCACACGGCGCCGGAGATGGTGTCGCTGCTGATGCAGGTCGATCTGGACGACCGCATTCCGCCGGCGCTGTACCGCGCCGTGGCCGAACTGCTCGCCTGGCTCTACGCGCTCGAACGGGCCGACCTGGCCGGCGGGCAGGGCGCCGAGGCGGGCGCGCAGGGTGACCACGGCGCCGCGGCGGACGGCCGTGCCGGCCCGCCCGCGCCGCCCGCCTTCCCGGCGCTGCCGCCGCCGCGGCGCTGA
- a CDS encoding flagellar hook-length control protein FliK — protein sequence MTGIDAVTAAMLASRIDNLLEGGVSAGAPATQVGVSTGATRGATQVPLPPPSPGAPAASAQTALSSVALTLDAISRYGGEVTPAVIGSLPLLAGPPVLDPAAQAGAGTGGAAPGAPQTGAAAGSAATAPAASGASASGASASAAGTSASASAPAGSAGAASGAGPVLPGVTEASVAALAAALSRAVSGSGLFYESHLSQWLSGQRTTADLAQEPQAQLTRGAATSAPADGSRPAAPAAGAPGQPPAQEARQAAPGQFSASGAHAYASFAADDAAGRLFAATAGRPDGTAPGQSGADPAANTAAAMAAVHPATLPLVRQQLDLLATEQFRWAGEAWPGARLDWSVEPDGGQGASAEAPIAWRTRLVLALPSLGTVDAELVLTGSQVVARLRATEAGAAKLSAQGDALRQRLLASGLELGGLSIRSVDLAPDAFDTAATRAAAAAYGQAAAAQRAGAADAKPRASSSGFDLGDFDDIDEFGLHDDGAWL from the coding sequence ATGACCGGGATCGACGCCGTTACCGCCGCCATGCTCGCCAGCCGCATCGACAACCTGCTCGAGGGCGGCGTGTCGGCCGGCGCGCCGGCTACCCAGGTCGGCGTCTCGACGGGCGCCACCCGCGGCGCCACCCAGGTGCCGCTGCCGCCCCCCTCGCCCGGCGCGCCCGCGGCTTCCGCGCAGACCGCGCTGTCGAGCGTCGCGCTGACGCTCGACGCGATTTCCCGTTATGGCGGCGAGGTCACGCCGGCGGTGATCGGCAGCCTGCCGCTGCTGGCCGGGCCGCCCGTGCTCGATCCGGCGGCGCAGGCCGGCGCCGGCACCGGGGGCGCCGCGCCCGGCGCACCGCAGACGGGCGCGGCCGCCGGCTCCGCCGCGACGGCCCCGGCCGCGTCCGGCGCTTCGGCCTCGGGCGCGTCCGCCTCGGCTGCGGGCACGTCCGCCTCGGCTTCTGCCCCGGCCGGCTCGGCCGGCGCGGCATCCGGCGCCGGGCCGGTACTGCCGGGCGTCACCGAGGCGAGCGTCGCCGCGCTGGCCGCGGCGCTCTCTCGCGCGGTCTCCGGCAGCGGCCTTTTCTACGAATCCCATCTCTCGCAATGGCTCTCGGGCCAGCGCACCACCGCCGATCTCGCGCAGGAGCCGCAGGCGCAGCTCACGCGCGGCGCCGCCACGTCGGCGCCCGCCGACGGCAGCCGGCCCGCCGCGCCCGCCGCCGGTGCGCCGGGCCAGCCGCCGGCGCAGGAGGCGCGGCAGGCGGCGCCTGGCCAGTTCAGCGCGAGCGGCGCGCATGCCTATGCCTCGTTCGCGGCCGACGATGCCGCCGGCCGGCTGTTCGCCGCCACTGCGGGCCGGCCCGACGGCACGGCGCCGGGCCAGAGCGGTGCCGACCCAGCGGCGAACACGGCCGCGGCGATGGCCGCCGTGCATCCGGCGACGCTGCCGCTGGTGCGCCAGCAGCTCGATCTGCTCGCCACCGAGCAGTTCCGCTGGGCCGGCGAGGCCTGGCCGGGCGCGCGGCTCGACTGGAGCGTCGAGCCCGATGGCGGCCAGGGCGCCTCGGCCGAAGCGCCGATCGCGTGGCGCACGCGCCTGGTGCTGGCGCTGCCGTCGCTCGGCACGGTCGACGCGGAACTGGTGCTGACCGGCTCGCAGGTGGTGGCGCGGCTGCGCGCCACCGAAGCGGGCGCCGCGAAGCTCAGCGCGCAGGGCGACGCGCTGCGGCAGCGGCTGCTGGCCTCGGGGCTCGAGCTGGGCGGGCTGTCGATCCGCTCGGTCGACCTCGCGCCCGACGCGTTCGACACCGCGGCCACGCGCGCGGCGGCGGCCGCCTACGGGCAGGCCGCCGCCGCGCAGCGCGCCGGCGCGGCCGACGCGAAGCCGCGCGCGTCTTCCTCGGGGTTCGATCTCGGCGATTTCGACGACATCGACGAATTCGGCCTGCACGACGACGGAGCGTGGCTGTGA
- a CDS encoding flagellar protein FliT, producing MNRKAAYLARYEAIADVSGRMLAAARGADWPTVDGLQAEYQTLVDGLKAAEEGVLLDSAERGRKYALIRRILADDAAIRDLASPEVARLSALFEAGRSTRMLKDIYQARR from the coding sequence ATGAATCGCAAGGCAGCCTACCTCGCTCGCTACGAGGCGATCGCCGACGTGTCCGGCCGGATGCTCGCGGCCGCGCGCGGTGCCGACTGGCCGACGGTCGACGGGCTGCAGGCCGAGTATCAGACGCTCGTCGACGGCCTGAAGGCCGCCGAGGAGGGCGTATTGCTGGACTCCGCCGAGCGCGGACGCAAATACGCGCTGATCCGCCGGATCCTCGCCGACGACGCGGCGATCCGCGATCTCGCGAGCCCGGAGGTGGCGCGGCTGTCGGCGCTGTTCGAGGCGGGCCGCTCGACGCGGATGCTGAAGGATATCTACCAGGCGCGTCGCTGA
- the fliS gene encoding flagellar export chaperone FliS produces MFSPGHAGASAYARVGVETGVMGASPHRLIAMLYEGARKAIVHARLHLASGNVAARGESISKAMRIIESGLQQSLDVKAGGEIAERLNALYSYMLRRLLEANVSASDAILVEVDGLLATLEEAWVGIGPEVARMMTSQAQPEVTR; encoded by the coding sequence ATGTTTTCCCCAGGACACGCTGGAGCCAGTGCCTACGCGCGCGTCGGCGTCGAGACAGGGGTGATGGGCGCGTCCCCGCATCGCCTGATCGCGATGCTGTACGAAGGCGCGCGCAAGGCGATCGTGCATGCCCGCCTGCACCTCGCCTCGGGCAACGTGGCCGCGCGCGGCGAATCGATCAGCAAGGCGATGCGCATCATCGAGAGCGGCCTGCAGCAGTCGCTCGACGTGAAGGCCGGCGGCGAGATCGCCGAGCGCCTCAACGCGCTGTATTCGTACATGCTGCGCCGCCTTCTGGAGGCGAACGTGAGCGCCAGTGACGCGATCCTGGTGGAAGTGGACGGTTTGCTCGCGACGCTCGAGGAAGCCTGGGTCGGCATCGGCCCTGAAGTCGCCCGGATGATGACCTCGCAAGCCCAGCCGGAAGTGACTCGATGA
- the fliE gene encoding flagellar hook-basal body complex protein FliE: MTAPVNGITSALQQMQAMAAQAAGGTPGVALAGNGAATASSFAGALKSSLDRISQAQVTAAGEAKAFELGAPNVSLNDVMIDGQKANIGLQFGLQVRNKLVSAYNDIMQMSV, from the coding sequence ATGACTGCGCCCGTCAACGGCATTACTTCGGCGCTGCAACAAATGCAGGCGATGGCGGCCCAAGCCGCCGGCGGTACCCCCGGCGTCGCGCTGGCCGGCAACGGCGCGGCCACGGCCAGCAGCTTCGCGGGCGCGCTGAAGTCGTCGCTCGACCGGATCAGCCAGGCCCAGGTCACCGCCGCCGGCGAGGCCAAGGCGTTCGAGCTCGGTGCGCCGAACGTGTCACTGAACGATGTCATGATCGACGGACAAAAGGCCAATATCGGCCTCCAGTTCGGCCTGCAGGTGCGCAACAAGCTTGTCAGCGCCTACAATGACATCATGCAGATGTCGGTCTGA